The following nucleotide sequence is from Hippopotamus amphibius kiboko isolate mHipAmp2 chromosome 11, mHipAmp2.hap2, whole genome shotgun sequence.
ctagggcactgttggtgggaatgtaaattggtgcagtcactatggaaaacagtatgcagtttcctcaaaaaactaaaaatagaactactatatgacctagcaattccactcttgggtatatatctggaaaaagaaaaaccctaattcgaaaggacacatgtaccccaatatccatagcagcactatttagaaaaaccaagatatgaaagcaatccatgtccatcaacagacaaatggaaaagaagatgtgatgtttatatacaatggaatactactcagacataaaaggaatgaaattctgccatttgcagtaatgtggacagacctagagaatattatgcttagtgaagtaagtcagagaaatacaagtgctgtatgatatcacctatgtgtggaaactgaaaaataaaacaaatgaatgtatacagcaaaacagaaacagactcatatgtagaaaataaactagtggttaccagcatggagaggaaaggggagaggggcaaAACACAGGGTTAGGGTTAAGAGAGTtttatacaaactactatgtataaaatagataagcaacaaggatatattgtacagccatcattttttaattacttttaatggagtataatctataaaaatgctgaatcactatactatacacctgaagctaatacaatattgtaaatcaactatactttaattttaaaattatttttaaaatagaaaagactTCCCTACTGAACCCTGAAAGCATCATTGGAGGTATTAATACACCCAGACCAATGATGAGAATACACAGTCTGAAGATTATAAGAGTAGATATTCCAAAGATCCCAGTTCTCTccaatttaatatatattcagTAAAAATCTTATTGAAAATCATGGcaagggtttttgtttgcttgttttgctttgATTCATCttgtttcttatgttttcttttcttttctttttttggagaggGGGTGAGTGTGAATAAATTGTCAAgctgaatttaaaaatcatatgtagggacttccctggtggcgcagtggttaagaatctgcctgccaatgcaggggacatgggttcaattcctggtcaaggaAAATCTCGCAtaccacaaagcaactaagcccacctgccaaaactactgagcacatgtgctgcaactactaaagcccatgtgcctagatcccaagccccacaacaagaaaagccaccgcaacgagaagcccacgcaccgcaatgaagagtagccccatggggcttcctaggtggcgcagtggttaagaatcagcctgccaatgcagaggtcacgggttcgatcccagctccaggaagatcccacatgccgcggagcaactaagcccgtgtgccaggaaaaaaaaaaagagtagccccagcttgccataactagagaaagcccacatgcagcaacaaacacccaacgcagccaaaaataaataaataaataatcatatgTAACTACTAAAGTCTTAGACTAGcgaaggaaatttgaaaaataagaacaaactgAAAGAAACCGAGTCTAAGATAACAAAATGCTAATAATAACAAAATGCTAATATTAATTAACATTGTGTGGTATTGGCTACATTAGTTAACATATTATGGTATATTAATTTAGTGTGGTGTTGGCTCAAGTGCAGACAAACTAGACAGCAAAATAGACATTCTAGAAATAGATCTTGTCCTAAATAAAATGTTCTGTCCATGGTGGCACTGCAGAgcagtggggggaagggggacgCTCCCAAACCATTTAAATGTCCATTTGAGAAAATTTACTGACACCtacaaaagtttgaaaaaaaaccaATTGCAGatggattgaaaatatttagtaaaattcaACATCGCAGCAAACTGGGTGTAGAATTTCCTTTGAGGGATGGTTCTATTAATAGTTACAATTTCTTTATCACATGTAGGACTACACAGATTATCTActttttgagtcagttttggtaaatttGTGAGGTAAATTAAAGAAGGGTGCAAATTATTTGCCATTCACCTCATGGAGACATAGATTGTATTTCCCCCCCCCTTAAATCAGGGCCAGACCTGTACTCACTTAGACCATTCGCATGTGATGGAAAGGATACCACACACTTTTGAGGCTAAGTCTAAAGAAATCTTGCAGCTTTTACTTTCCTCTCTTGGGAGCCCTGAGCCATGAGGTaatgtttctcttctttgctgaTGGGACCACATAGGCAATGTTAGAGGCACTGGAACCTCATGTAGAGGGAGAGAGCATCTCAGCATCCCAGATGAGCCTCCAGAGGACCCCAGTCCCAACTACTCTCTGACTGCAGCCACATGAGAGACCCTCCTTGAAAACCATCCACTAAGCTCAATCAACtctcagaactgtgaaaaatcGTTAAATAGCTGCCATTTTAAGcgactaagttttggggtgatttgttacacggAAATAGACCATGGAATTTAGTGTTTTTCAAtgaattttatctaaaatttcaaaTCTACTGGcacaaaattatttataatatcctcaatatctttttaatgtcttcaaGATCTATAAGAAAGGCATCTTTTTCATTCCAGATGTTAATAATTTATactttggattttttcttttcttccttgttcttgCAAgtttatcagaaaagaaaaagaaaacctcctggctctgttgattttctttaatatacatatattttcagtttttttaatttcctctcttaccctttttatttcctttcttctatttttgttgAGTTAAATTCACTATTTCCTGATTCCAAAGTTAAACTTTTAGATCTCTGATCCTTTTATAATATAAGCATATAAACTTATAAATTTCTCTCTAGgaactgttttggttttgtatcacattttcaaaatctgttttagtattcctttaaaatattttctgggacttcctaggtggcacagtggttaagaatcctcctgccaatgcaggggacgtgggttcgatccctgccccagtaagataccacatgccgtggagcaactaagctcgtgcaccacaactatgtagagcccatgagccacaactattgagcccatgtactgcaactactgaagcctactcacctagagcccgtgctccacaataagagaggccaccacaatgaggagcccatgcaccacaatgaagagtagcccctgctctccacaactagagaaagcccatgtgcagcaacgaaaacccaacacaaccaataaaataaataaatgaataaataaataaataaataaaatattttctaatttcttatctgatttattctttgataagccatgggttatttagaactGAATAATACCACTTCTTAAAATTTGGctattttctcattcttattgatttgtaatttaATAAGATTATTGTCAGAATATATTTGATGTAATTTTAATCCTGTGAAATTTAtggagacttgttttatggccacAGCACATGGTCTACTTAGTGGATATTCTTTGTGAAATTTAAGGACCTATATATCCTGTAGTTATTGAATGTAGTCAATACGTATGTCAGTTATAAATgtcaatttataaaatatagttgAAGTATTGTTCatatctttgatttccttattgATGTTTGTTTCCATGATACTATAGAGATATTTTTCTGCCTTCTATCTACCTCCCAAGTTCCCATACCACCATTATAATCTCAGCAAAAGTTCTGGGAGGAGAATCAGTTGGTAGGGAAAGGTAGCCATATATTATATTTGGGATCTATATTGATCTCAATCCATTACACAAACCCCAGGGTTCTTTGAACTTAGCTGTTTCCCGTTACCCTATTCACAATCTCTCCATTTGCACAGGACCAATCTCCCACCCATGTTGATGTTCAGCAGGTGACACAAGGGAGGAAAGCGGACACTTATCCCTGCTCACCTAAGCAGAACTTGTCTATCGCCAGAATTTGACATAGCACTATTCCTTTGCATCTATAGCTCTttgaagtctttaaaaataagacttttttcCAGTTCATACATTTAGTTTActttatattattctttcttgTTCTTATAGTGGCTGTGATGGCCCTTGTAACTTTCATCATCCTAACTGGcactataatttattatttttttcctagccACATTGATAGTgctagttcattcattcaaagccCTACATATCATTCCCTTATATGgctataccataatttatttgttttctatctgaaattttagaatgtttcttttctcttctattttttatatatcacTTTGAGCATGCATGTGGGAATTTACCTGGCATGCAAACACCTAGGATGGAAGTACTAGATTATCCAAACTGCCCAGAGGAGTACCAGTTTGTGCTCATATCACCGTAAATAATACTCAAATATCATTGTGCAGCATTCTGTCATTTCACATACTTTATAGTTTTTTGATATACAGAATTTTTACAATCAAGACAAATTTATcagctttcctttttaaatttgattataaTCTTATTATTCCAAACCCTGGTGCAATAAGCATTCACTTTTATGTCTCCTTGGGCTCACGTAGGATTGTTTttaagatatatacatacaagcaaatttttgttgttgttaatcatatagtatttttattttttatcataaaaggtaCTGCCAAGATGCCACCCATTCACAATCCTCCTAACAGTACATGAGAGAATCCACTCCCATAGAATCTCCTAAATCTGTGATTTATAAAGCAAATTATTATACTTTTCAGTGAGGGAGAAGAAATATTTCAACACGTTgttgtttgaatttgcatttttccTATTATTGGTGAGtttgaataaatgtttcatatttataGAGCACTGGAATATCATCTTCTAGATACAGTCTATATCCTTCACTCAATtttctgttggatttttttcacttacttaTTGACTTGTTGGAAATTTTACATGAGAAGACCCAAAGTCTGTCACGTGTTGCAAATTTTTCCTGAGCTttagatatttcttttaatttttttattttctccatgtaaactataaatttttattcaatatattttttactttatgtctTCTGGATTTTGTCTTGCTTGgagagatttgtttttaaacaagtttattgagatataatttacatagcaCAAAATTCTCTATacatgtaaaattaaatattttttgtaatgtatagatGTGTGCAAATAACACCataatccaattttagaacacttccatcactgCCCAAAATTGCCCATTTACAGTTAATTCCCATACTCATCCCAAGCCTAGacaccactgatctactttccaTCTACAAAATTGCCTTTTCTAgctatttcatgtaaatggaatcataacacATGTagtcttttatgtctggcttctttcacttagtattatagtttcaaagtttatcaattttgcagCATATtgcatcatttcttttaaatgtgtttcagttgttcttttttgttgctaaataatattccattgtatagatatagtacattttgtttatccattcattaactgatagacatttggatcatttccaatttttggctattgtgactaataTTGCCATGTACATTtgcacatatatatttgtgaggactatgttttcatttctcttatgtaGATTGCAAGGGGGggaaattgttgggtcatatggcaaaTACACatctaactttttaagaaactgcccaaGTGTTTTGCAAAGTAGTTGTAATATTATCCACTCTTATCAGTAATGTACCAAGTATTAGAAAGTCTTTTTATCCTCAAACATAATTATTACAATGATGATGACAGCAACAGAAATAGTAAtgactgtaaaaaataaatttttacattctttttatgtttcaattttatttatcaggGATCCATTTTGTTAAAAGAAATGATTTGGGGAGATAACTTACTAACATCTTGAAACTCTATATTAAACTAACCCTCAATTTTTCAGGAATCTAGTTCTGGACTCTGTTATACTGTATAACCCATAATGaatcaatgcacagaaaaatgtgtttattaaaataCACGTACAATAGGTTTTAGCATTTTATAAAGCTAGTCATTTCTCATGtgtcttttttcaaatatttccctgAAAAATATATTCTCCCTCATAAAATTAAGAATCAGCATATTAAGTTCTAAAACCAAACAGATAAACctcttgcttgtttgcttttgcttgttttgtttgttcgaGGGAAGGGGGTTATGGTTGACATTTAATACTcaatgttaaacaaacaaacaaacaaacaaaaaaccttggaTTGATGCTTCCCATCAAGAATCtatcatcctttaaaaaaaaaaaaaaaaaagaatctatcatCCTACATGAGGAAATTgctaaaaaagcaaagaatctcATAGTACCAGATACAATAGTTTCCTTACCCTAAAATCCTTCTCCCCCCCTCCAtctaccatttctttctttctaaaacagatgattttgctccttttcttctcatgtgcatCAGGGGAGGCAGACCCATGTCACAAAAGGTGAATCATGGTTTGTCAGAGCCTGCCATTGCAATCCATGGTCCTCTCCAAGTGGGTCTACTGGGAACCCTCTGGGAGAAGTTTAGTTCCTCTTATGAAAGCACAAGAGAAGAAACAGTTCTCTTTTCCTACTTTTAAGATAATTGGTGATGCCACCGGCCTGATAAATTAACCAACTCTGGAGATTCTCTACCTTAGGTCTATCTGTTATGTGAGATaataagttaaagaaaaagaaagccaattaGAACAGATTTTCTGTTATTAGTAACAGGAAGCATCTTAATTCAAACATTCATGCTATTCACTTTAGttctacattattttttcacaCCACAGCTCTCAAATAAAATGAGACAACTCATTTCTCCATCTCAAAGAACAAAGCAAGAGTAAAGTTGCAACCCTAACATCAAACAAAATTTATCCCAAATGTATGCATATTGCAGATATGACTATCAGCTTATCAAATTCCTACAGGACGATAACCtgtttcacacaaataatacataatataattaacatatgcATAAAATAAGCTTTGAATTtggttgaaaacaaaataatagttgTTTCTGACTGTGGAGAAATTGTGTTCAAATTACTATTACTCTGAAATGAACTTCTGAATCTATTATCTACTCTTTAGATTTGATATACATTTAAAGCTGACTTTTCAGATGGAATACAATAACAGAATCCACCATCTTCTTAACCAATTTAGTTACCTTTTTCTGAACCTATCCAACTTCTTTATACAATTAAAGTCTATGGAATTTGAACTAAATATTGACTTATAATTATAGTTCCACAATGTTTTATGCAAGggtttaaaaatgtttgatttaacatatggacaccatgtgaggaaagtggggagggttgaaggggaatgaattgggaaattgggataccaaattgtacactctgaatatacgcagtttattgtatgttaactgtatctcaataaaagttcttaaaaaagaagataaaagaaaaagaaacataaaattctgcctttaaaaaaaaagtttgatttatatttctagctTGTTTCCCatcttatatttttgttgtttctttctatCATTACagtttgcttttagttttttatatcaccttttaaagttttatttaaagttttttattacacaaaatatttgaaattgccTCATGTTAGAACtattaaataagatatatttGGAAAAGTCCAGCTTTCATCTCTGTCCCCTTCAACTTATTCTCTCATTCTGCCCTAAaggcaacatttttaaaaaatccttccatTGTCTCTATTTACGAATGTAAATAGATGATACATAGATTGAACAAATGGGTTTAGTTAGATATTCCTATTCTCTTTTACCTTATTAAACAAAATGTTGTGTACTGTACACATACTTCTGTACCTACTGAAAGTGAATTTTGGGGATTACTCCATAGCAGgacaatctcattttttttctccaaatgcaGAGTATTTCGCTGTTTGGCTGTACATCACTGTATTCATATAACCCTATTTGTTTCTCAGCATCATCTCTGATTTCCGCTAAACCCATACAGGGTTTTCCCATGACAGGCAGTAAGTCTGTGACAGAAACTGGAGGGCCTCAGAAATGCATCTTATCGATGTGAGTTCTGGCTTTGTCCTCATGGCCTTCCAAGACCTATTTATGGGGAAGAATGCATCCCAACCAAAGAGTTAGCAAGTCATTGATGTTTACTGGGGAGACAGAAGACTGAAGTGTTATAGCCCACTACTAGTCTAATAAAAAAAACAGTTCAAGAAGTACCCTAGTTTagatactttctttaaaaataatcagtaaaaaaaaaaaaagacaaaaagagcaTGATTACAAAAATGTTGAGGGCATCACATCCTTACAAGTTACCTATATTTCTTACATGTGTTGTCTCAGTTCTGTATCCCATGgtataaaggaaaatacaaagatgtagagaaccatCATGAAATGCATTCATTAAGGGCTTTCTCCCAGCTCAGGAAAACATGTCTAATAACAGAACACAGAAAACCCAAGAGAataacaggaaaggaagaaaggaaaattccaGATCCACATATGACCAAAATTcaggaatataaataaaaacattattatgTGTGAGgtaatcttccttttttcttttcttttgacttctttcTTTGAAGACGTATGAAGCAAATGATTTTCATTCCGtatttatttgagaaaaacatTATAAAGTAATACAAGCAGAAGATGAGTTCAGATGCACAGGAGGCAGCAAAGGTTGAAAATAAAGGGGACCagggaagaaagaatataaagtaCTACAATCAATATTGAGAATTTCCAGGTCAAAGGCTGGAGGCCGAGCAGTGAGGGTGGAGCTAAGAAAGCAACCTAGGAAGACATTTTCTACAGGGTCACTGAACCAGGAGCAAACAAGATCCTGAGAAAGTACTCTCATTGTGGAAGAGTTAGAGCTAAGCTGAAATCTTTCCATAATGTGAAGAAGCTGGGACAGAAGATTCTTCCTTGAGTGTGATCAACTTCACTTTAGCTCAGGAGTCCTgcaagagacagagaagagagttCTTTCCAGACATAACTCCACAGGGagtttcttttcccctctctcagGGGGAATGTTAATGTTAATATTAAAGCATTCCAGTAAGAAGGGGAAAAATTTTAAGTCTCCTGAGCCAAAGCTACTTTAGAATAGGCCTTTTGTTTAGCTGAAAGAAATAGCTTTAGTGTAAACTGCCTGACCAGAAGTCAGATCCAAAGTCTTTCattatttctgtctctgtcttgtCACCTCTACCATTTGTTCTAGGGAGACTAAATGTGACTCTAAAAGAGAGTTAAAGAGAATTACCTGTTGGCTGAAGTGCAGGATGTcctgggaaagagaagggaagaaatataCTTAAAAGATATAGAGGTAAATCTGTCCCCAAAGCACAATGTCCACAGCCCCTACCCACCACCTGAGACTTCTCTAACACCATAACCCACACCACCTGATGCCAGGGTAGACATGAGGGCAAACACTGAGAGCATGTGATCCATGAAGCTTCTATCGCACAAATCCAGTGTCATTACGTCAGCCTTGGTGTGTCTTCCTGCATTTGCCCCGGGATCTCCACCCAAAATATCCATGCATGTTGACCTTTTCTTATCTCTACACGCTACAATCTCTTATGTTTCAACCATAAGTAACCACGGACTATTGATTTCTGGATTTCCAGGAAATTGAAGTCAATTGGGAAATAAAGGCTTTAGACGAGGCCACTGATATACAGAGAACTAACTTGAGCAAAACCATATTTCTTCCCCCAAAAATCTGTGAGGGAGTGTCAGCTGCCAACAGGCTCCTTACCTTTCTGATTCCTGAAGTAGATGAACAGCCccactgcaaggaagagcagccccaaaACAAAGCCCCCAACTCCACTCATCATCTTGCTCTGAGCAGATTCAGACCGTGCCCCTGAGAAAAGAAGCTAGTTTCAATGACTTTTGTCCCAATTCTATTGTAACTTCTCTAATTAAGACTCTGAGACTGAGAACTATGAGAATGGGGGAAGACGGCTACCCTGGAAGAACTAGAATAATTGGCCATTTctgaaaaagagattaaaaatcacACTGAGTAGCTACAAGGTTCAGGTGCTGAACTTATTTAAATATCACTGCCTTGACATAAGCTCCACATCTAATGGATGAGGAGCCAGGGTCTCAATGAGGTTAAGTTTGCTTCTCTAGGATGACAGATGTAATAAAAGACAGAGGTGAGACTGGGCTCCACTCATGTCAGGAAAGTTCCTACATTGTAGAGGATGTTCCTCTTCTCAGATCACAGTGAACAACTCAGAGCAACAGTGTCAGAAGTACAAGCCCAGCCTGAGGCAGGGGACTGGTGCCCAGGGCCATGTAGTGACCATGATCTGAGATTTCATGGAGGCTCAGAACAAGAATATCTCTTTTCTGCTTATCAGGCAGATCTGCCTCCCCTGGGGGTATAGGTATTTGTAGAAACTATCACAGTATGTCTGTAACTGTcagaggatttcttttttttttttttttaattttttttttaatctttttggcacacaggcttagttgctctgtggcatgtgggatcttcctggagctgggattgaacccgtgacctctgcattgccaggcggattcttaaccactgcgccacctaggaaagcCCAGTCAGAGGATTTCTATCTCAGGATATTATAGGGTTCCTGTGATATCCTCAATAATAACCtcagctgaaggagaggagaacaTGGAGCAAATGAACACATGCTGTGCGGAGAGGAGAAACCTGGCACTCAGGGGTAAGCAAGCCCTCTCCCTGGTAGGTGAGGAATTTATGAGGTCAGAAAGCTTCTCACTCCATTCCACTGTGATAGGGCTCATCCGACTGGGGTGCTCCACTTGGCAGGTGTAGACCTCTCCACTCTGAGGGACTGTTTCAAGCATCACCATGGTCTGGAAGGTCCAGTCTCCATTAGGGATCAGGCCTGTGGAGAccaccccagcctcctcttcctgaCCGTTCCGGAACCACTTGACTTTAATGTTGCCTGGATAGAAATCATTCACAGAGCAGACCAGGAGGTTGTGGTGCTGCAGGGGCTGGGTCTTTGCAGGATACACAGTCACTGTAGGCTCGACTAGGAGAGAAAAGGTAGAGGGAATAAGTAAGGAAGACAGAGTAAGTCTTCTTGGTTGGCTGCCTTTCTGCCCCCAGTCTCTGGTCCCAGACTGCAGTCCCAGGTAGGCCTCCCTCATAGGTGGCCATGTGGCCCAAGAGGAGTTAGTACCATGAGCCTTGTCTTTACTCCTTACAGCATGGGCCCATTAGTTTGAGAGATGTTGagaaaatttgtgtgtgtgtgtgtgtgtgtgtgtgtttacgtaGTATAAAACAGTTATTCATTGTTGAAGTGCTTAGAAATCTTTGCAAGGTATAGAGTGTATTAATTAAAAGCATGATTTCTGaaatcagactgcctgggttcaaatccaggctctgtcTCTTACTGATGGATCCTGGGAGAATTTTACAttcctctgtgcctctgctttCTCACGTATAAAAGAGGATAATACTACTAACTGAACTCTTAGCATTATGTGAGGATTCATGCACCTAAAGTATGTAAAACAATAATGGAATTTACCCTTCAATATAgattaggtattattatccttGTTTAAGTGGAGAGAAAGTATGATTCAAAGCCATATGGGTAAATTAGGGAAGagcagtggggtgtgtgtggaaaCAGAGAATGAAATCCTGGGAAAGCTGTCTCCATGATATCCCATCATAGAATGCCTCAGAAATAGTTGTATCCTGGGAAGAGAGACACAGGTGATTATTGAACTATATGAGTTGAATCTCAAGAAAAGTGCGAGTCCTgaacaagaaggaaagagagggaaagccattaattttctttaaattcttataAATTCTTACATACCACTGATCAATCTGTCTCATTTGCAAAACAAGCATACTTGCTATTGGAAATGtgatcattttacatttttctttcttttaagctcAAATTTGAGTTCAAAGGAGGGTGAGGGACTCATTAATATGTCTGCTTAGTGCCTGACATAATCCCTGAAGCTAACAgcctcaataaatacattttttggaaaaaacaaaaaagaaacctgaGGAAAAAACAG
It contains:
- the LOC130831054 gene encoding DLA class II histocompatibility antigen, DR-1 beta chain-like; the encoded protein is MVCLYFSGGSWMAALTVILMVLSPPLAWARETQPHFLGYSTSECHFSNGTERVRFLDRYFYNGEEWVRFDSDVGEFRAVTELGRPFAKYGNSQKDFLERARAAVDTYCRHNYGVVESFTVQRRVEPTVTVYPAKTQPLQHHNLLVCSVNDFYPGNIKVKWFRNGQEEEAGVVSTGLIPNGDWTFQTMVMLETVPQSGEVYTCQVEHPSRMSPITVEWRARSESAQSKMMSGVGGFVLGLLFLAVGLFIYFRNQKGHPALQPTGLLS